The DNA region GCTAACGAATGCTGATGCTACTGATAATTCTGGAGAAAGTGTGTTAGATGATGTTTGTGCACGCATTAAACCTAGTCACACTCAGTCTATAACAATCAAACACTCCACATTACAACCCCATGCTCACTTTAACAGTACAGTCATGCAGTCCCAGCCTGACTCTATTACCCAACCCAACACAAAAATGGGGTCGGTAGAAGGTCTGAGACAGCTGTATGAAGAACTGGGCGAGAAGCTCAGGCAGTATGAATCTAGTGTGACCACACCAATTCCAGTTTCTCTCCACCAAGTTGAGTCAGAGTTATATAACAGGCCACAAATGACCCCGGATCAACCTGTGTGTCTGAAGGACCTCTCCTACCTGCAGCGCAAAGATTTCAAAGTACACGGTGGTCAGGTTGGAGATCAGAACTCTGATTTAAGCTACAACAACATCAGTAAACAAATCGATGAGGGAGTAAAAGAGGGTTTCACAGAGACTGAAGTGGTCAGGGGGGTGTTGAGGATTATAAAACCAGGAGCCTTTAAAGACATGCTCGTAAACAAAGACTCAATCACTGTATCTGAGCTCAAAGGCTTCCTCAGGTCCCACCTCGGTGAGAAAGCATCGACTGAGATGTTCCAGGAATTGATGTGTGCCAGGCAATCAGACCAAGAACCACCTCAACAGTTCCTGTACCGCATGATTGGGCTAAAACAGAAACTTCTTTTTCAAACTCGGCACACCAGTACAGACATCACATATGACCCCAAGACCATCCAAAAAGTCTTTCTCCACACCATATACCAGGGTTTAGGAACGAAACATGCATACCTCCGACAGAGACTGAGGCCCCTGATTGCAAACAGCCAAGTTACAGATGAGGAAATCCTCAGCCAAGTCATGAAAATCATGAGTGATGAGAATGAGCACCAACGCAGGCTGGGCCAACTCCCTAGACAAAAGACAACACAAGCACACAGTACCAAAGCTGAAACAGGAGGTGATTACAACAAGTCACAAGATGCAGCAGCAGACAGTAAGAATCTCCAGACAATAGGACAGCTCAGTGCTCAAGTTGAAGCCTTGACTCAGATGGTGGCTTCATTGATGGACCTGCATACAGCTAACCCACAAGTGTCTCTGCCTCTAACTAGGTCAGCCCACATGCAGCCACACCCTCCCTACCAACCATCCTCAAGCAGCTGGCCACAACCTCTGTTGAGGCAACCCGCAGCTCAGATGAGGGGCAGGATGGCTCGTTGCCCTGTGTGTACTGAGCAGAACTCACAGGTGTGTAACCACTGCTTTGCATGTGGAGAAGCAGGGCACAGGGCGATTGGGTGCTTGAAGCGAGTGCAGCCACAGGGAAACGGGACTCGGTCTCTGATGAGGGACACCCAGAGACCGGTGAGCAATTCCAGTCCCGAACAGTAGGTCAAGCTTCAAGTCAAATAGCCAGACGCCTCCAACGAAGACAACGTCAGGAGCCTCATACACCTCTCAGCCAGAGAACAGTCACCTGTAAAGCACCCCTCGTTGGAAAGAAAAGCCTCCTGAAATGCCTGCTTGGTGGCTACCCAATTACAGCCCTATTTGATTCAGGGTCACAAGTGAGTATAATTGACCAAGAATGGGCTGCCACTCACATCTCAAATTGTACAGTGAGACCCCTTTCTGAGCTATTAGAGGAGGAACTCAGTGTCTATGCAGTTACAGGTCATTCAGTGCCGTACAGTGGATGGGTGGAGCTCACTGTCAACTTAGCAGGAAACGATGACCCCAACCTGACCATACAGGCTCCATTTCTTGTCAGTCAGCTGCCCCTGCCCCAGCCCCTTCTTGGAGCCAATGTACTGGAAGAGATCATTAAAAGGAAGGAGTCCTCGGGTGAGGCGGTTACCACAGTGGTCAGTCTCCTCCGTGATGCATTTGGGATAGAGGAGGAACAGGTGGAGGCCATTGTGAGTTTCATCCAGGTGCCTCCCAGAGCCTATGATGATCCAGTCACAATAAGGGTGGGTAGAGACTGCACTATTATCCCCCCTGGGAGAACAGTTCATGTGTGGTGCAGGGTACCCCCAAATTTTAACATCATTGACCCTTTTGTCCTATACGAGCCTGCAGAGGGGAGCACTGCTTTAGGACACTTGGGTGTGGGGGAGGGCCTCTTAAAAGTCAATGAGGCCAGGCGACCATATGTTAAAGTGCCCATCTCCAATCACTCAAAACATGAGGTCACCCTACCCAAAAGAACCCCCCTGGGAACCATCCAACATGTCACAAAGGTCCTGGAGACCAGCACTCCAGGGTCCCACCAAAAAGAAATGGCTGCAGTTAGGGTCAATGGAGTTGCATCCTCCAGCAGCTCTCCAACTGACTCCTGGCTCCCTCCTGTCGAGGTCAGTCACCTAAGCCTCGAACAACAAGAGGTGGTGAAGAAAGTGCTCTGTGAGGAGTGTGGAGCCTTCTCCCGTGACGGTGATGACATTGGATGCATCCCTTCTCTGCAGATGGAAATTAGGACTAAGGATGATATCCCAGTCCAAAGAGCCTATGCATCCATTCCAAAGCCACTCTACAAAGAAGTGAAGGAGTACATCCAGGAACTTCTGGTTAAAGGTTGGATTGTGAAATCTCAGTCACCATATGCAGCCCCTGTCATATGTGTCAGGAAGAAAGATGGGTCCTTACGACTCTGCGTCGACTACCGGCTCCTCAACAACAAAACCGTACCTGACCGCCACCCCATCCCTAGAATCCAAGACCTCACCGACTCCCTAGGAGGATATGCTTGGTTCTCAATTCTGGACCAAGGGAAAGCCTACCATCAAGGCTTCATTGCTGAAGGGTCAAGGTACCTGACTGCGTTCATAACCCCATGGGGCCTGTACGAGTGGGTCCGAATACCGTTTGGGTTGTCAAACGCACCAGCAGCTTTTCAAAGGAGCATGGAGGGGATGCTTGACGAGCTGAGAGATGAGTACTGCATCCCTTACCTCGATGATGTTTTGTGCTTCTCCAGATCGTTTGAAGAGCATGTGCAGGTGTTACGCAGAGTCCTCCAAGCCTTACAGCGTCATGGTGTAAAGTTGAAACCAGAGAAATGCGAGCTCTTTCGCAAGGAGGTCAGGTACGTTGGGCGATTGGTGTCGGCAGATGGAGTAAGGATGGACCCCAAAGATTTTGAAGCAgtacaaacactgaaacacaagaCACCACAAACAGTTGGGGACATCAGGCAAATGCTCGGGTTCCTGAGCTATTACAGAACATATGTGCAGGATTTTTCACGTATAGCCAAGCCCCTGTATGACCTGCTTCAGTCAAAGGCCGACACTTCTCAGCTTAAATCGCCACAGGGAAAAACAAAAGGCCACCAGCAGTCCTCTCGAACCCCAATAGAGTGGACCAAAGAACATCAACAGGTCCTTGAGCAGCTCATTGACCGACTGACCAAACCCCCAGTGCTGGCATACCCCGACTTCGACCGCCCTTTCACACTTCATACTGATGCCTCGCAAAAGGGTCTGGGTGCGGTTCTCTACCAAGTTCAGGATGGAAAAATGAGGGTGATTGGATATGGTTCACGCACACTGACACCAGCGGAACAGAATTATCACCTACACAGTGGCAAACTTGAATTCCTGGCATTGAAGTGGGCGATATGTGACAAGTTCCGTGATTATCTGTTCTATGCCCCACATTTTACAGTCTTCACGGACAACAACCCACTCACATACATCCTGAGCACTGCCAAGCTTAATGCAGTGGGTCACCGGTGGGTGGGGCAGTTGGCTGACTTCCACTTTGACATCAAATACCGACCAGGTAAAACTGCCATTGATGCTGACACCTTGTCACGATGGCCCCTAGATATAGACACTTTTATGGCTGAATGCTCTGAAGAACTATCAGAGGACACAGTCTGTGCTGCATGGGAAGGAAGCCGGAGAGCTCAACAGAGAGATGTGGCCTGGGTGGCAGCCCTCAACTTGTCACACCCTAGCCAAACCCAGTTCGAGGGTCTGCAGACAGTCAGTCATGATGAGCTGGTGAGGGAACAAAGGAAAGACCCCGCCATTGGGAAAGTTGTGGAGTTGAAACAACAAGACAAACCACTaacagaggaagaaagaaataaagttgaTGGACACACGAGGAGGCTGCTGCGAGAGTGGGGCAAATTATACCTGGAGAATGACCTGCTCTACAGAAAAACTGTGAGTCGACAACAATTGGTTCTGCCCGCCACATATAAACAAACAGTTCTGACTCACCTCCACAACAACCTGAATCATGTTGGCGTTGAAAAAGTGCTGAGCTTGGCAAGGGAGCTTTGTCATGAAAAGTGATATAGAGAACTACATCACCAGGAAATGCTCATGCATCAAACAGAAGAAACCAGTCACAAATGAAAGAGCTCCAATGGGAAGTATTACATCGACTTCTCCCCTCGAGCTGCTATGCATCGATTTCCTTCACTTGGAAGCCAGCAGGGGTGGGTACGAGTACATCCTGGTTGTGATTGACCACTTTACCAGGTTTGCCCAAGCCTATCCCACCAAGAACAAGGCTGGTAAGACAGCAGCCGACCGGCTTTTCAATGATTTCATCCCGAGATTTGGGTACCCTGCCAAACTCCATCATGACCAGGGTCGGGAGTTTGAGAATGAGCTCTTTAAGAATCTCAGACGATTAGCTGGTGTGGCCCATTCAAGAACCTCCCCATATCACCCCCAGGGCAATCCGGCCGAACGACTAAATCGTACCTTACTGCAGATGCTCCGGACTCTGggggagaaagagaaagagaactGGAAGGATCACCTACCTCATGTGCTCCATGCCTACAACTGTACAAAGCATGAGGCCACAGGGTTCTCCCCGTACTATCTGTTGTATGGTCGACATCCTCGCCTCCCTGTTGACATCCTCTTTGGTCTCATAACAGACCAGGAGGCCGAACTTAAAGAGCCAAATGGATATGCCGAGAGGTGGGCTCGAAAAATGACTGAGGCATATCAGATAGCCAATGCAAACAGCCAACAATCCAGCATAAAGGGAAAAACATACTATGACAAGAAGAGCAGAGGTGTCGTCCTTCAGCCTGGAGACAGAGTACTGGTACGCAATCTCGGTGAACGTGGGGGCCCTGGAAAGCTGAGAAACTACTGGGAGCAACAGATCTTCATCGTCAGAGAGCAGGTGGGTGACAATCCTGTCTATAAAGTCAGCCCGGAGCGAGGAGGTCAGCCAGTTCGCACTCTACACCGAAACCTACTGTTACAGGTAAACGACTTACCTATAGAACCAGTCCAGAACCTGACCACAAGTACAGCAGAGTCACAAAGGAAAGCCAAAAAGAGTTCAAACGACCTTCAGGCCAGACATGCTGTACTGTACTCAAACACAGATGActctgatgaagaggaggataAGGGAACACCTCATTACTGGCTTCGAATACCTGTGGAGAGACCCAGACCAAATGGTCACCCACCTGATCAAAATACTACCGATGCTTTCCAAGAGATAGCTGAAGAGAATGAAACCAGTTTGATGGAAGTAATCCCAACCGAACCTGGACAGGAAGGAGAATGTGTCAGAAGTGGAAGGCAGGGGTCAAGCAGTGGAGATGGACAAAATGTTGAGGAGCTCCAGTCCACATTCATGGAGGACATACATTCTGCCCCTCAAGAGGATAATACCCCAACACCTGACATGGAACACCCAGTCCCCCTGAGACGGTCTACAAGAGAAAGACGACCAAGACATATGTTCACTTACACGACTCTGGGTCAACCAGTGTACCAGCCGCACCCCATGGTGAATGCAGTTGGAACCCAACCAATGCAGTGTATGCACCAGTGTTTCCCCTTACCGTACTTCCATCCTATCCAACCCCCACCCATTAG from Xiphophorus maculatus strain JP 163 A chromosome 14, X_maculatus-5.0-male, whole genome shotgun sequence includes:
- the LOC111610961 gene encoding uncharacterized protein LOC111610961, which codes for MWRSRAQGDWVLEASAATGKRDSVSDEGHPETGEQFQSRTVGQASSQIARRLQRRQRQEPHTPLSQRTVTCKAPLVGKKSLLKCLLGGYPITALFDSGSQVSIIDQEWAATHISNCTVRPLSELLEEELSVYAVTGHSVPYSGWVELTVNLAGNDDPNLTIQAPFLVSQLPLPQPLLGANVLEEIIKRKESSGEAVTTVVSLLRDAFGIEEEQVEAIVSFIQVPPRAYDDPVTIRVGRDCTIIPPGRTVHVWCRVPPNFNIIDPFVLYEPAEGSTALGHLGVGEGLLKVNEARRPYVKVPISNHSKHEVTLPKRTPLGTIQHVTKVLETSTPGSHQKEMAAVRVNGVASSSSSPTDSWLPPVEVSHLSLEQQEVVKKVLCEECGAFSRDGDDIGCIPSLQMEIRTKDDIPVQRAYASIPKPLYKEVKEYIQELLVKGWIVKSQSPYAAPVICVRKKDGSLRLCVDYRLLNNKTVPDRHPIPRIQDLTDSLGGYAWFSILDQGKAYHQGFIAEGSRYLTAFITPWGLYEWVRIPFGLSNAPAAFQRSMEGMLDELRDEYCIPYLDDVLCFSRSFEEHVQVLRRVLQALQRHGVKLKPEKCELFRKEVRYVGRLVSADGVRMDPKDFEAVQTLKHKTPQTVGDIRQMLGFLSYYRTYVQDFSRIAKPLYDLLQSKADTSQLKSPQGKTKGHQQSSRTPIEWTKEHQQVLEQLIDRLTKPPVLAYPDFDRPFTLHTDASQKGLGAVLYQVQDGKMRVIGYGSRTLTPAEQNYHLHSGKLEFLALKWAICDKFRDYLFYAPHFTVFTDNNPLTYILSTAKLNAVGHRWVGQLADFHFDIKYRPGKTAIDADTLSRWPLDIDTFMAECSEELSEDTVCAAWEGSRRAQQRDVAWVAALNLSHPSQTQFEGLQTVSHDELVREQRKDPAIGKVVELKQQDKPLTEEERNKVDGHTRRLLREWGKLYLENDLLYRKTVSRQQLVLPATYKQTVLTHLHNNLNHVGVEKVLSLARELCHEK